In Thermococcus chitonophagus, the genomic stretch CAACCCCTATCAGCCTTAACCCTTCAGCGAATAGCACTGAAGAGAACCTCTCTCCAAAGGATACTACTGCATCCCTATAGCACTCCTCCGTTGGGAAGTTCTGATTCAGTGTTAGTTCAAGCTCCCTGAAAAGGCCATCCAAATTTATTCCAAGCTCCTCGCAGAAGGGCTCATGTATTTCCCTTATCCTGTCCAAGGCCTCCATGTCTCCCTCTGCAAGGCGTATAAGCTCATCTGTGACACCTTTAAGGGCAGAAACCACAACCACTACAGATCTTCCTTCAGAAACGTGCTTCACTAGCTCCAAAGCTTCCTCAAAGGCGTACCTTACCGAGCTCCCTCCAAACTTAATAACGAAGGGTTTCTCCACCACCGATTGTAGTTCACCCCGAGGGCTCAAGATTTTCTTCTTCGTAATAAAATTTTCGAATGATATTTCGTTTTTGTGACAAATTTTTGATCGAAACCTGCTGATAGTGCTCACTTTTCCACTGAATGTCAAGTCCAAATTGAAAAATTGACTGGGTAGGAGAAAATATCCTCTTATGGAGCTCCCTCACTACCTTCAATGCCTCGCTCTCTGAGAGAGCATAGAGCTTCCAGTAAGGACCTTCTTCTATGGGATCATATCCAATGTCCTCTGTAACGTTTATTAAGAGGAGCCTATCCTTTGTGAATGTCATTAGGGGCATGCCTGAACTTCTCTCACTTAATACAGTCCCCATCCTCCAGTTTCTTGTCCTTCCAAACAGCACGGTTAGCTTGAAATCTTTAGCCAGCTTCGAGGCCTTCCATTGAATCGCCCGCATTCCGTATCTAGAGGCGAGCAAGGCTTCATCATACGAAAGGTAGGGGATCAACTTGGCCATGGGGATTATCCTGGGATCAGCTGTATATATACCATCAACATCACTCATTATTACAACGAACTCAGAATCTAGAAGAACACCAAGGGCGACAGCCGAATAATCACTCCCTCCCCTCCCCAGAGTCGCAATTCTGCCATCAAGATTAGCCACAAATCCAGGAACAACTGGGACAAAGCCATTCTCGAGAGCTTCATATATCAACTTAGTATTTCTCCTGCTCTTCTCAATGTCAATGAATGCATCGCCGAACTCGCCCCTTCCAATGAATATTTCCTCCCCCGGGATGACTTTTCCACCCACGGCACTTGCGAAAAGAACTGCTGAAAGTAACTCTCCCATACTGAGGATATAGTCCCTGAGGGCGGGATATTCAAGATCGGGGAGAGTGAAGAGTCTATCTATGTAGGGCTTCAGAACCGAGGGATCAATGCCATTAAGCTTTGCATGATAAATATATTCACTCGCAACCTTTACGGCGAGATCCTGATTTAAGCTATCAGCGTATCTTATTAGATCGTCTGTAACTCCTTTGAGGGCTGAAACAACTACAACTACCTCACTCTCTTCAAATAAATTAGTTATCAAGGAAACAGCATCCTGAAAGTCAAGTCTCATTGAGCTCCCGCCGAACTTAAAGACTATCATCTCTCCTCGTGCTATGTTTCACCGGGAGTTTTATATATCTTTCGACATAATTTTAATGCTTAAAAATAACCAGAAATAATAAAACTTCGGATAGTAATTCAAAGGTTAGCCACTTAGGGAGTTCCTGAGTAAAAGTGAAATAAGGAGAAGCTTAGAGAGTTACACTCTCAAGTTTGTTCTTCTTTACAATGTACGTATCCTCATGCTTTATACTTCCCTCGGGCAACATTAGGGGAGCGTGAATTATGCTGAGAACCATGTTCTCCTGAACCTTTTGAGCCCTTGTTTGGACTATTATCGTCGGCATTGGTAGCTCTTCAATCAGTAAACCAACGCCGTGAGTGTAACCTGTAATGTATTCATTTTCAAACCCCTTCGCCCTGAAAAACTCTGCCAACTTTTTCTCAACGGAATTTAAGACCACTCCAACCCTGGTCTCTTCTAATGCTAGCCTGTAAGCTTCTTCCTTGACCTTTATCGCCTCTCTAACCCTTCCCCCAGGATCTCCAATGACAAACGTTCTAGCCATGTTAGCGTAGTAGTGATTGTAGTCGGCACCGATAACCACCGTAACTACTCCATTCTCCTTAACCTTCAGGTCACGGAAGGGCTCGGCGTGGGCTCGGGGGGTTGTGGAGACGTAAACCTTAGGATCCTCGCTACCCCTGATCATGAGCTCCCTCATTATCTCAGCGGCTATCTCGAGCTCGCTCTTTCCTGGTTTTATCACTTCCTCAGCAACTTCCATTCCAGCCTTTGCTATCTTTCCAGCCTTCCTTATCTGCTCAAGCTCCCACTCGTCCTTAATCATCCTAAGGCCCATTGTTATGTCCAGAATATCTACAACATCCACTGTTGGATTCAATCTCTGGAATATCCTAAGGAATGCAAGGTATGCATCCCTCTCAAAGCCGAACTCAAGTCCAACCCTCTCCATCCCGTTGTTGTGTATCCACGTAACTACCGAAGCCATGAGATCCTCGACCCTCTGGTACTCCTCAACGTCCTCTATCCAGCTTCTCCTCTTGAATTCCTCGGCCTCATTCCTTACCACAAGAACCTTGGGCTCTCCCTCAGCCGGGATTAGAAGGGAAGGCCTAAGCCACTTGGTTCCGGTAAAGTAGATAAAAGAGGATTGTGTCCTTATAACTGCTCCATCTATATCCCTTTTCCTGAGCTCCTCCTGGAACCTCTCAACTCTTCTCCTAAATATTTCTTCATTCATTTTCATTCACCCCGTCCTGTACTTTTCAACCTTACAACAACTCTTCTTAGCCTTAGGACTTATATAGTCGGGAGGGATATAGGGGATTTCAGTCCCTCCAGTCCAGTAGCCTTTTTTCTCCCTCAAGCTCCTTATACCTTTTCACGTCCATGGTTATCTCAAGCGTTCCCAGATATTCGCCTTTTTCGTTCTTCACTGGGACATACAGAATATAAACAAACTTATCCCCCAGTTTAAGCCAAAATTCAGCCTTATCTTTCCTGCCATCCTTGAAAGCTTTAAGTATCTTATTAACTATATGAACGCTCTTTGGAGGATGGCAAAGCTGGACAGGCCTCCCTAGGATATTTAAAGGCCTTGCAAAAATCCTCTCTCCTGGAGAAAAGAAGCGAACTCTATCGTTCTTATCTACAAAAGTTATATCGAGAGGGAGTGCCTCAAATATTGCTTTTAGTTCTTCAACGCTTAAATAGCCAGTCCCCAGGTCAATGTCCCCAGGTCTCTTCACGTCCCCACTCTTATCCGGTTGTAGGCCGTACTTTTCTATGGCTTTTCTGACTTCTTGGGGCAGACTTAATATTTTTTCTGCAGAGAGTTCGGGATCGATCTGCCATGGATAAATAGGCTCAACTCCAGGATCCCATTCCCCAGGCCTCACCTTATAGTAGCCAAATTCCTCCTCTTGCATCCTTATAGCCTTCCATTCTCCATCCCCAAGGAGGGCTTCTACTGTTGGATAAAGGATATTGTCCTCCCTGAAAACCATGTCAATTAAGGCTCTTGATGCTTCTTGTGCCTCTCTAATGAACTTCTCGTAATCCTTTTTAGCGAGGAATTCTTGAAGTCTCTTTATCATGAACCTTATTTCATCATGCTTCGTCCACAGGACTGTAGCAACTGCAGTAAGACCAAGCCTTTCTATGTAGGGAAAGAGGAGCATCTCCTCCCTGCTGTAGTGCGTAAATCCAATGAGCCTTAAGCTCTTGACGAGCTCCTCTAGAACTTCAATCATTTGTTTTCTCACTGCTTCATCTTGAGTCTTGCTGAGGGTTTGGGCGTACAGGTTTAGCATCTCTGCATCTTTTATTATCTCCCGGTTCTCAAAGTATAACGTTTTTAGAGGGTGACCATCAGGCAAATGGGAGTAATTGCCAGCTCCTGCTACTGATTCCCTAAATACCTCAACATGCAGATCGCACATCTTAGCTATGTCCTTAACGGAGATTCCTTCTTTCACAAGCTCCTGCTCTATGAGAGGTATTTCAAGAGGGGATATTGAAGCAAGTACTTCCCTAAACTCCTCCTTCAGCTCTTCAACGTCGGCACCCTCATGGAGTTTCAATAGTAGTCCCTTGAGCTTCTCCTTCTTTACCTCAAAATTTTTCAACCCTTCAGTCATTTCCCTTCACATGACACATGTCATATCAGCCACTTATAAACATTTTGGGACATATTTGGGTAGGGAAACCAAGAGTGAGAGGACAACGAAGGATATCAAAAACTATGGACAAATACACTGCGGGAGCAAAATAATAGCAAGAACCCTCTACTTCGAATAGTCCTTTAGCATATCGTTTCTAATATTGAAGGCTCAGGGGGTGTTCACTTCATCACTACTCAGGTGGCTTGCTACTCATCATCGCCACTCTACCTAAATGTCTGACTTATATTTATTTTCCTACCCAGGACAAAATATTTCTAAGTAAGTGTTCTCATGATCTAGCATGAGAGAGTACTTTATAGTTAAAGTTAAGGAAAATGGAAAGCTGGAGATTCCCCTTGAGTTCGCCTACGAAATAGGGCTCATAGAGGGGGCGTACTTCTTAGTCGAACTCGACACCGACTTAAAGGAAATGCACGTGGAGAGAGTTGCTTTACCTGGGAAAAAGCTAGTAGAGATTGAAGTCATAGTTGAAGATAAACCAGGAGTTCTCGCCAAGGTCAGCGGAACCCTGGGAAGGTTGGGGATGAACATACTCTTTAATGAGGCTGAGGAACTGGAGTCCCTGGGGTTATCTGCTATAGTGGCAATAGTTGACGTCAGCCAAGCGAATGTCTCCATAGATGAACTCAAGAAGGAACTAGAAAAAATACAGGAAGTAAGAGAAGTAAAGGTCATCGAAATTTGAAATTTCTATTTCCTGCAGAATTCGCCAAAACCTCTATGTGTTCAAGTTTCAAGATACCTTAGGCGAGCCCAGGACTCTCCAACTTTCAAGCTAGATCATGTCTTTGTTCCCAGTAAGGGAAAAATTGATAAAAATCCAAACAAAGATAATTGGCTAAATGTTGTATAGGGATGCCCTATGTCCAGAAAATTCAGGGAATTTGATATGTACCCCTATGTGAGGGAAATACTTAGACGAAGGTTCCCCGCTTCTAAGGGATGGATTATCAAAGAAAGAGAACGCAGAAACGGCTATGAGCCGGATTACATTGTTGAGAGACGAAGAGCAAATAAAATTGAGAGACACATTTTTGAAGTGAAAAGGGAACCCAAAGCAAGAGAGGAGCATGTTAGGCAAGTTAACAGATATGCGAGATATCTTTCAGGTCCAAATGTTGAGATAAAAAGCAAGAACCTGATATATCCCGCAGGAGCTGATGTTTCTGATCTTCCACCTGATATTAGGGCGCTAAAACTAAGAAAATTCAAGGTTATGGACAGGAGCTCAAAATCAAAAAAGAAATCACAAAAGAAAAAGTCCCAAAAAGGCCACACTCCAAGAAGGAACTCCGCCAAGCGGAGGAGAAACTGGAATGCCATCTTATAACATCATGAAGATCCCTGAGCCTGCTGGAGACAATAATATTGAATTCAAGGAGCTCGTTATGATAAATAACATCACCCTAAGAACAACGATCCTACCCGAATAGATACAAGAACGGGCCTCATAGAGCATACCCGGGGTTCGGAAAAACTCTAACCATGATAGTTGCTACATCAAAAATCAGTCGAGCTAGAGAATCCAGCTATTATGATGATCGTTGACCACGTATTGAACTCCAAAAACAGTTAGTCCGTAATCTCACAAAGTTTGGGCTAGGCTTCATTGTTACAGACTCCAAAGTTCACCTTTAGAGAAGTGTTAAAGATGGAGCATCTACCTCGAAGAAACTACAAAAAGCTGAAGGTAGGTATCCCTAAGCTACTTTTAGAGAGGATTACTCCTGAGGTCACCAAGTATCTCATTGAGAAAAGCTATCCCAGAACTGCTATTTGAGTTATGTTCGTTTATTTGAACGGATATAAGAGAAAATCAATTGAATTTTGAAATATCAGCAACAATTAGTAAGAGCCAGAAATTAAAAAACTTTGTAAGACCATGAATCAGCAATCAGTTGAATTAGCAAAACCAATAACATCAAACAATATCTTTTTTTATTTAGTTTCTAAGCAAGACATTTAAACTCTTATTTATATATAGTCACAAAAAAATAAAAAAATACTATAGGAGGGAGTTGAATGTCAGAGGAAGTCCATAAGGAATGGTGCATCAATCCTATAGAGATTAAAAATGCTTTGTGGACTCTTGCAGACAAAGAGCAAGAAAGTACCGTGGTGATATCTCCCAGAGTTTTCATTAGAAGGACATCATACGTGCTCCGCAAGTACCGCCGATATGAAATACTATGGAGTGACCCCAAACTTATTGAGGCAATAAGAGAATTTTGGATAATTGCAAATGAATGTTCTGAGAATTTTGAGGATTGTTACCAAAAATTATCAGTGAGATTTAAAAGAATATCATTGCTCATATCTAGGATCTTCCCAGGAGAGCAGATACTAAGAGAAATTTCTAATGAACTTAAGTATGTAATCAAGGATCTCAATGATATTTCTAATACTTACAACATCCGTTTTGTTGTCGATTGGTCTAGATACAGGCCTAGAGGATTCCCTATGTTCTATGCACCCATACCCACAGAACTACTCGCAGGTACCTTAGCCTTAGGATTTGGATTAAGCATGAGCTTGTCACTAGAATTTCTTGAGTTCCGAAAAGGGATTGCAAGTATAAGAGGCAGGGTAGACGCTATTATACAAAAGGGAAAGTCATGGTACATTAGGAAAGGGCCAACCCTCATAGTACTTTGGGATTGTATAAAAGGGGTGGCTTCTGATACATATAGGGACAAGACTATAGGAGATCTTTTAAATAAAATAATACCACTATTGGGAGACGCTATTTTGTTTACTAGGGATGTCATCAGCTGTATCCACGATAATGAATACATAGTTATTTCAAAATAAAAGGTCGTACTACCTATTCTGTCTCCCTTTCTCTCTCCTAGTTTTTAACAGCAAAACCTTTTAACTTCTCATTTCTAGAGAACTTTCAAGGAACGAGATGATAAGCCCACTTTAACAGATAATATCCACTTCGCTGAAAATTTCCCTTCGGCCAAAAGAAGGCTTGAGAGACAGTTGTAAACCGATGATGAGTGTCGAAGAGCTTTACTTTTCTGCATACATTTTACAGTAGATGCAATGTTTAGAGCATATGTTTATTTTGAATTTTGGGCATTTAAAATCCAAACATATGAGATTAATTTTTATCATCGGTTATTTCATATTAAAAACAAAAAGTTTATTAACAGTTTTCGCATATTATTAATTAGATCAGTAATTGAAACAACAATAAAATGTATGCGAAGAAGAGGGTCAATATGGGTAGAAAAGTATTCTCCCGTCGGGATGAATATGAGAACAAGTTCACAGACAGGGACTTTGTAATAATCAGACTCAGCGACTTTGATGAATACAAAGATGAACTCGTTGAACTACGTAAAAATGGACAGCTAACAGTAGGCAAGTTTCAGAACAAGTCCTCAGCAGTCAATGTTTTTGTGGAATACTTGCTCAAAACAAAAAACATAGAGCCCGAAGTTGACGAGATAAAAATTACCGCACGCGATGTGTACAACGCGTTTAATACATACATCAGAGAACGCCGACCTGCTTACCATACGTTCCAAGTGCATCTCTATTACACGCGCAAAGCCCTTGAGCACATCCTACTTAAGAAATACAACCTGCTTCTCTCAAAAACTATTGGACTTGAGGTCTTTGATGTGGATTTCTATGTCACTCAATTATCAAAATCTGTTCTTAGATCAAAAGCAACTCAATTAAAAACCTTCAAAGAAAAGGAGGAAAGCAAGGTAATCAGTGACGAGCGGGTGAAGGATGCCTTGAAGTGGCTTGCAATACTCAGAAAAGAAAGAGGAACAATAGCAGTTGAAAAAAATTAGATTGGCAACTTTAATAGCACTATTAACAGGAGCAAGAAGCACGGAAATCAACGATTTGCAGTTCGAGTTGCGAGCAAAGGGAGAGCGATTAAAGCAGATTGACCTGCAGAGAGGCATCATTTATTTTCACAGGAAGAAGCTGAAGGCTGACGACGGCAGGAACTTTACTCCTGTATTTATACACCCAATCCTCATCGAAGAGCTTAAGGCTTTCAAAAGAAAATACATACTTGATACAACACAACCAATTTTCGGTTGCTATTCGCTAGACAAGCAATTCAAGCACTTTTACACACCTGCGACAGCATTCAAAAAGAAAACGCAATTAGAGAGCATTTACAGAAGGTACAGTTGGCTCAGGAAGTATGATCCTCAGAGACCAATAGTCACTGTGAAAATGTTTAGAAAATACTTTGACAGCTATCTTCAAATTCGAATCTTTGAGCTTGCTGAAGAAAATGCTGTTAGGGTGTTATTCGGTGAAGGGCTAAGTGCTTTGGATAAAATGCGAAGATACAAGAACTATTTGCTCGGAAGAGCCGAAGGTGTAGACTTTTTACATTACATTTCAATAACAGAAGACAGAAGATACTCTTCAAAGCTCAAAAAACTGAACAAAATGCTCATAGACAGCCTCATTGACAGATTGATGCCCGAATTGCTTTATGTACTCAATGATGAAACAAAAGCAAAGTTCTTTGATATGAAGAGTGTTAGTGAAAGTAAAGCAGAGAAGAAATTCTTTGCAATTCAGTGATTCTTCATCCTTCCAATTTTGTAGTAGAGCCGACTAATAATTGTGAAGCATTCATCCATAAACGACTGTTAGAATTGAGTCTGGTAATTGACAATGCGGAACTAACATAATCGTGTAATTTACTGCGTGTGTAAAGTTGAATGAATGGAGTTCTTATGCTACACACGAGTCAAAACTGGGTAGAAATGTATCTCTATGGTCAGATAGATATATTTTTGCATAGATTGGATAATTTGTGTCATGACCTTGACCAGCTCTAATTGTAAATTGTAATAAGAGTATGTGTCGAATGTACATTTATGTACAGAATTCTTGTGATACATACGTGTCTCTTATGATAAGCACGTGTCCCTGATGCAATCCAAAGGTAAAATCTATGAGTATTACAAATTGGTAACGCTGAACTGAATAGTATTCCGTTCGGAATACTGAGATTTAGCTGATTTGAATATCCCCCATGGAATACTGTTCTGAGGGGATGAACATGAGGCTTGATGTTGAGATGTTTGCTAGAGTTATTGCTGTCTTGAAAAATGCGGAAAAAGTTAAGAAAACTTGCTATGGTCGTTATGACAATATCAAAAAGGGAAGATTTTACTGTACATGCCATTACAATGAAATCTGTCAAATTCGCTTTACAGAACTCTTCAGGCATAAAAGCAATGCTGTCATGATGAAGTTCAGGTACAATATTGCTGAATTGATAAGATACAATGTTATCGTGACTCGTTTTGACGAGAAAAATCCCGCAGGCAAACCAAGACAGTTTTATGCATTGCATCCCACTTGGAAAGAAAATTTAGTGACATTAATCGAGGATAAATCTAAGGAGTTCGAAAGGAGATTATTTAAGCTTTTAGAAGAAGAGAAGAAAACTGGTAGAGTAAAAGAACATGAAAAATCTTCGAGGAAAAAGAGGGCTGTGGATGTTGGTTTGCTTGAGTTCATCGAGTTTGAGAAGCGTGCTTTGGAGGAAGCAAAAGAGTTCATCAAACAGTAGCTTTTAATCCCTGTCCATTTTTGTGAAAATTATTTACATAAATAAATAGCCAAGTTTAATATCCTTTTTCATGAATTTCTATGTGAGGGTGGTGCATGAATGGTGCGACCATTCAAATTCCTCGTGGTCCCGGCCGACCCAAGACAAGAAACGCAGAAGTCGTAGTTTTGAATCTTGACAAATCTGCAAGACGATTGCTTAAGAAGTTAGCACAAGAAAAGGGGATAGCACAGAGTCATGTGGTTGAAGAGCTTTTGTTGCAAGCAGCAAATAATTCTCGTGTTCTCGAATTAAGACAAAAGGTTATGGAGCTCGAAAAGAAAATTAGAGAACTTGAGGAAGAAAATGAAAGACTTAGAAGAATTTTTGAGAACATGCCTAAGAACAGGGAGGAGCGGGAACTTGTGGAGCTTAAGGAACGCATAGATAAAATACTTGAAAAGTATGGCGAGCTTAAGCTTGTCGAGTTTATGAAAAAAGTCTTTGGACTCCCTCTCGGAGAGAATTTGAAAGAAAAAACAAAACAGTTTGTGGATGAGTATTTTGTGAACAAAGGAAATCTCCTGATCAGTGAGGAACTTGGCTTGGTCATTGAGAAAAAAGCAGATGTTGGCATTTTGGGCTGGACGGTTCGAAAACTTTAATTATTTATTTTATTTTTACTATTTTTTGTTGTAATACTGGGCATTTTATGCTTTGGCAACAATTGGTTTCTTGAATTTATTGTTTTATTTTGATGGCAAAAATTATTTATTTAAATAAAAAATTCATTCAAAAAATTACATAACCATCAGTTAGTTCAATCATCGACATCTTAACAACTTTAGAAAGTAATATTTAAATAAATAATTTTCTTTGGTATCATAAAATTATGATACTTAAGCTGTTGATGTTGCGAAAGATGTTAGACAGAAAATGCTGGTACACTAAAATACACTACTAACTTGATGGCTAATATTCTATCTTTATTCCAAGAATATCCAGTTGATTGACCGGATTTTGGCATTATTAAATAGGATAATTGGCTATTACATTATTACTGCTTTTTTAATTGCTTTTGTTTTTGCAATGATTTATGAAAGAAGCACTCTCCTGCCTCCTTTTTTAGTATGAATTATCCTTCATTTTTTCGGGGAAAATTATTGTGGTTCAAATACGTGTACTGTCTTCAAATTCAGATGTTACAAATATTTCGAAATAGAGTCCTCAGAGAGCCTCTTTTTAGAGTATTCTAAAACATAGTCATATTGTTTTCAAATCAAGATGTTAAAATGGAAAAATAAAGAAAAAAGCTTATCATAATATGGGTTATGGATTGGTTAGAAAGTTTGCAATCCTTTCTGAAAAACCAGCAAGTTCTGGCCACATATCCTTCGCACTCTCGCTTGGAGCATAAAACACAACCCTTACTTCCTTGGACTTAACCAGCATCTTCTTGACCACAGGAATGTAAGCCTCGTGCGGAACCAATATCAACGAATCCCTCTTAATCTTAAGCTTAAGATTCGTATTGAGGCTGGATGTTCTATGCTCCAGCATCATCTTAACAAACGCACTGAACCTCTTGGCAAACTTCCCATAAACCCTCACCGTGTAAATATTATCAGAAACAATATGCACCTCTTCCCCAATTGCGTTTGTCACGGCAACTGCTGAAAGGATTTCATCAACATAAAACTTGAACTTCGTATTCTTGATATCCAGCGGTCTCTTGCCCTCTATCGTGTCAA encodes the following:
- a CDS encoding ACT domain-containing protein — protein: MREYFIVKVKENGKLEIPLEFAYEIGLIEGAYFLVELDTDLKEMHVERVALPGKKLVEIEVIVEDKPGVLAKVSGTLGRLGMNILFNEAEELESLGLSAIVAIVDVSQANVSIDELKKELEKIQEVREVKVIEI
- a CDS encoding aspartate kinase, producing the protein MIVFKFGGSSMRLDFQDAVSLITNLFEESEVVVVVSALKGVTDDLIRYADSLNQDLAVKVASEYIYHAKLNGIDPSVLKPYIDRLFTLPDLEYPALRDYILSMGELLSAVLFASAVGGKVIPGEEIFIGRGEFGDAFIDIEKSRRNTKLIYEALENGFVPVVPGFVANLDGRIATLGRGGSDYSAVALGVLLDSEFVVIMSDVDGIYTADPRIIPMAKLIPYLSYDEALLASRYGMRAIQWKASKLAKDFKLTVLFGRTRNWRMGTVLSERSSGMPLMTFTKDRLLLINVTEDIGYDPIEEGPYWKLYALSESEALKVVRELHKRIFSPTQSIFQFGLDIQWKSEHYQQVSIKNLSQKRNIIRKFYYEEENLEPSG
- a CDS encoding M24 family metallopeptidase → MKMNEEIFRRRVERFQEELRKRDIDGAVIRTQSSFIYFTGTKWLRPSLLIPAEGEPKVLVVRNEAEEFKRRSWIEDVEEYQRVEDLMASVVTWIHNNGMERVGLEFGFERDAYLAFLRIFQRLNPTVDVVDILDITMGLRMIKDEWELEQIRKAGKIAKAGMEVAEEVIKPGKSELEIAAEIMRELMIRGSEDPKVYVSTTPRAHAEPFRDLKVKENGVVTVVIGADYNHYYANMARTFVIGDPGGRVREAIKVKEEAYRLALEETRVGVVLNSVEKKLAEFFRAKGFENEYITGYTHGVGLLIEELPMPTIIVQTRAQKVQENMVLSIIHAPLMLPEGSIKHEDTYIVKKNKLESVTL
- a CDS encoding site-specific integrase, producing the protein MATLIALLTGARSTEINDLQFELRAKGERLKQIDLQRGIIYFHRKKLKADDGRNFTPVFIHPILIEELKAFKRKYILDTTQPIFGCYSLDKQFKHFYTPATAFKKKTQLESIYRRYSWLRKYDPQRPIVTVKMFRKYFDSYLQIRIFELAEENAVRVLFGEGLSALDKMRRYKNYLLGRAEGVDFLHYISITEDRRYSSKLKKLNKMLIDSLIDRLMPELLYVLNDETKAKFFDMKSVSESKAEKKFFAIQ
- a CDS encoding DUF438 domain-containing protein → MTEGLKNFEVKKEKLKGLLLKLHEGADVEELKEEFREVLASISPLEIPLIEQELVKEGISVKDIAKMCDLHVEVFRESVAGAGNYSHLPDGHPLKTLYFENREIIKDAEMLNLYAQTLSKTQDEAVRKQMIEVLEELVKSLRLIGFTHYSREEMLLFPYIERLGLTAVATVLWTKHDEIRFMIKRLQEFLAKKDYEKFIREAQEASRALIDMVFREDNILYPTVEALLGDGEWKAIRMQEEEFGYYKVRPGEWDPGVEPIYPWQIDPELSAEKILSLPQEVRKAIEKYGLQPDKSGDVKRPGDIDLGTGYLSVEELKAIFEALPLDITFVDKNDRVRFFSPGERIFARPLNILGRPVQLCHPPKSVHIVNKILKAFKDGRKDKAEFWLKLGDKFVYILYVPVKNEKGEYLGTLEITMDVKRYKELEGEKRLLDWRD